From a region of the Chitinivorax tropicus genome:
- a CDS encoding uracil-DNA glycosylase yields MIRRHLLLKEMGLGPIWRLRDQGDDLDDGSPFAEALTEVETPAPIAPIESAPANSPGSTPSARAPARAPASPPTRIGTPPPRVAPPRVATPQTTAEALPLATARTAHIQQLDWPTLQQEIAGCRACRLCESRKNTVFGVGDPQADWLIVGEAPGGEEDRRGEPFVGPAGKLLDNMLASIGLKRGDNVFIANVLKCRPPQNRDPDPHEVAQCEPFLLRQIELIQPKIIIALGRFAAQSLTKSDARIGSLRGQVHQYHGRPLIITYHPAYLLRNLPDKAKAWEDLCLARQTFQQ; encoded by the coding sequence GTGATCCGGCGGCATCTGTTGCTCAAAGAGATGGGCCTGGGCCCGATTTGGCGTCTGCGTGACCAAGGTGATGATCTGGATGACGGATCACCTTTTGCAGAGGCCCTGACCGAAGTCGAGACACCTGCCCCTATTGCACCGATCGAGTCCGCCCCGGCCAATTCACCTGGCAGCACACCGTCGGCAAGGGCCCCGGCTCGCGCACCTGCCAGTCCGCCCACCCGCATTGGCACCCCGCCACCCCGTGTTGCGCCCCCACGCGTGGCCACTCCGCAGACCACTGCGGAAGCATTGCCGCTCGCGACTGCCCGCACAGCGCATATCCAACAGCTTGACTGGCCGACGCTACAGCAAGAGATCGCCGGATGCCGCGCCTGTCGCCTGTGTGAATCACGCAAGAACACCGTCTTTGGCGTGGGCGATCCGCAGGCAGATTGGCTAATTGTCGGCGAAGCGCCTGGCGGCGAAGAGGACAGACGGGGCGAGCCGTTTGTCGGCCCAGCTGGCAAGCTGCTCGACAACATGCTGGCCTCCATTGGCCTGAAGCGGGGTGACAATGTGTTCATCGCCAATGTGCTCAAATGCCGCCCTCCTCAAAATCGAGACCCTGACCCGCATGAAGTCGCCCAATGCGAGCCATTTCTGTTACGTCAGATCGAATTGATCCAGCCGAAGATCATCATTGCTCTGGGCCGCTTTGCAGCACAAAGCCTGACCAAGAGCGACGCTCGCATTGGCAGCCTGCGCGGTCAAGTGCACCAGTACCATGGCCGCCCACTGATCATCACCTACCACCCTGCCTATCTGCTGCGGAATCTGCCCGACAAAGCCAAAGCCTGGGAAGATCTGTGCTTGGCGCGGCAGACATTCCAGCAATGA
- the rimI gene encoding ribosomal protein S18-alanine N-acetyltransferase: MKLEFIRMQATDLDPILAIENEIYPYPWTHGNFLDSLKAGHHGWIARCGDTLVGYCLLQYIVDEAHLLNISIAKPYQGKGLGRALLDFAVEASRQHGSTVMLLEVRDSNIIAQTLYHAAGFNRTGERKHYYPAKQGREHAVLMELLL; encoded by the coding sequence ATGAAGCTTGAATTCATTCGCATGCAAGCCACCGATCTCGATCCGATCCTGGCCATTGAAAACGAGATCTATCCCTACCCTTGGACCCACGGCAATTTCCTGGACTCACTCAAAGCGGGACATCATGGCTGGATCGCCCGATGCGGAGACACTCTGGTCGGCTATTGCCTGTTGCAATATATCGTTGACGAAGCACACCTGCTGAACATCAGCATCGCCAAACCATACCAAGGCAAAGGGCTAGGCAGGGCACTGCTGGATTTCGCGGTGGAAGCCAGCCGCCAGCATGGCTCGACCGTCATGCTGCTGGAAGTGCGGGACTCCAACATCATCGCGCAGACGCTTTACCACGCTGCTGGCTTCAACCGTACCGGCGAGCGGAAACACTATTACCCCGCCAAACAAGGCCGTGAGCACGCCGTGTTGATGGAGCTGCTGTTGTGA
- the tsaB gene encoding tRNA (adenosine(37)-N6)-threonylcarbamoyltransferase complex dimerization subunit type 1 TsaB, producing MKLLALDTSTEFLSVAVWHDGIVTSHDCRVGQKHSELTLPMVRDVLDESGLTLAALDGLAFGNGPGSFTGLRIGCGLIQGLAFAHQLPVVGINSLLALAQHTGHDHVISSIDARMNQMYFAAYERHEGGWQTVIAPGLYDPGTTPALPDARWHGVGSGFQAFADSLHATYGTQLDSVDDNRFPHASAIAELAAIELTAGRGVPAHEATLLYLRDKVALTIHEQPRK from the coding sequence GTGAAACTCTTAGCTCTCGACACTTCAACAGAATTCCTCTCGGTCGCCGTGTGGCATGATGGCATCGTGACCAGCCATGATTGCCGCGTCGGGCAAAAACATTCTGAATTGACACTCCCGATGGTTCGCGACGTTCTGGATGAATCCGGCCTGACATTGGCGGCACTGGATGGCTTGGCATTTGGCAACGGCCCGGGCTCTTTCACCGGTTTGCGCATCGGCTGTGGTTTGATCCAAGGCTTGGCCTTTGCACATCAACTGCCAGTGGTTGGCATCAACAGCCTGTTGGCCCTGGCTCAACACACCGGCCACGATCACGTCATCAGCAGCATTGATGCCCGCATGAACCAGATGTACTTCGCGGCCTATGAGCGGCATGAAGGTGGGTGGCAAACCGTGATCGCACCTGGTTTGTATGATCCTGGCACGACACCCGCACTGCCTGACGCCCGCTGGCATGGCGTCGGCAGCGGCTTCCAGGCATTTGCCGACAGCCTGCACGCGACATATGGCACACAGCTCGACTCGGTTGACGACAACCGCTTCCCGCACGCCAGCGCCATTGCCGAATTGGCTGCCATCGAGCTGACAGCCGGGCGAGGGGTGCCCGCCCATGAAGCAACCCTGCTGTATTTGCGTGACAAGGTTGCGCTGACCATTCACGAGCAGCCCCGCAAATGA
- a CDS encoding sensor domain-containing diguanylate cyclase, whose product MASIQRQTFAAQERRIPLYRQQQTLELDTLPSVLLTDDLRILACNQAFCDWLGLPEQALPSGIGLSGLPGASSRLLLLLEHIASPIRRFQSNQTFIVQPWLNGAFVVHVCTKANPSSTRPTADGGSYLTLAQASVGVWEFDPGATRYHCAPSWWSWLGYACDSDACYESLVHPDDLDQVRLQRGRCLRKEQPQFACELRVKAACGGWRWVLSRGRLIEMAGRPRLMGVDIDISDLKSAAQQQQLFACVVNVIPLGVMVSDVNGRIQMVNAAFTQITGYQADEVLGQSADLLNSGIHHAVFYQHMWSAVSKCGTWSGEVWNRRKNGDIYPEWMTLICLRDNQARITHYAAVFEDITERKRQEERMMHQAYHDPLTDLPNRVLFNDRLEHAIVQAKRTREKVGVMFVDLDGFKPVNDQNGHDVGDELLRQFAHRLQHCVRAGDTIARLAGDEFALIVPKISCDEDLIPIAQKVLQSACQPFVVNQTRLAVGASIGISLFPDHGDNPLTLLKHADQAMYAAKHAGRHTWRFFRG is encoded by the coding sequence ATGGCTTCGATACAGCGCCAAACCTTTGCGGCGCAGGAACGACGTATCCCATTGTACCGGCAGCAGCAGACGCTTGAGCTGGATACCCTGCCAAGTGTGCTGTTGACCGATGATCTGCGCATCCTGGCCTGTAACCAGGCATTCTGTGACTGGCTGGGCCTGCCAGAGCAGGCTCTGCCATCAGGGATCGGTCTGTCTGGCTTGCCGGGGGCTTCATCTCGATTGTTGCTGTTGCTTGAACATATCGCATCACCGATCCGGCGCTTTCAATCCAATCAGACCTTCATTGTACAGCCGTGGCTGAATGGAGCATTTGTCGTGCATGTCTGCACAAAGGCAAACCCGTCATCGACACGGCCAACTGCTGATGGCGGCTCCTATCTGACATTGGCGCAAGCCAGTGTCGGGGTTTGGGAGTTTGATCCGGGCGCGACACGTTACCATTGCGCCCCATCCTGGTGGAGCTGGCTTGGTTATGCCTGCGACTCGGATGCCTGTTACGAATCCCTGGTCCACCCGGATGATCTGGATCAGGTGCGATTGCAAAGAGGGCGTTGCCTGCGCAAAGAACAACCCCAGTTTGCTTGCGAGCTGCGTGTCAAGGCTGCGTGTGGCGGGTGGCGCTGGGTATTGTCCAGAGGACGTTTGATCGAGATGGCAGGGCGGCCTCGGCTGATGGGGGTGGATATTGATATCTCCGATCTGAAAAGTGCGGCGCAACAGCAACAGCTGTTTGCCTGTGTGGTGAATGTGATCCCGCTGGGGGTGATGGTGTCGGATGTGAACGGGCGGATTCAGATGGTGAATGCCGCCTTTACTCAGATCACCGGTTACCAGGCCGATGAGGTGCTGGGGCAATCTGCTGATCTGCTGAATTCGGGCATCCACCACGCCGTGTTCTATCAGCATATGTGGTCAGCAGTCAGTAAATGCGGCACCTGGAGCGGGGAGGTGTGGAACCGCCGGAAAAACGGCGATATCTACCCAGAATGGATGACGTTGATCTGCCTGCGTGACAACCAGGCACGCATCACACACTACGCGGCGGTATTTGAAGACATCACCGAGCGAAAACGGCAGGAAGAGCGGATGATGCACCAAGCCTATCATGATCCGCTGACGGATCTGCCCAATCGGGTGTTGTTCAATGATCGGCTGGAGCATGCGATCGTTCAGGCAAAGCGAACCCGGGAAAAGGTCGGCGTGATGTTTGTCGATCTGGATGGATTCAAGCCAGTCAACGATCAGAATGGACATGATGTCGGCGATGAGCTGCTCAGGCAATTTGCGCATCGATTGCAACATTGTGTCCGGGCGGGGGATACGATTGCCCGCCTGGCGGGGGATGAGTTTGCGCTCATCGTTCCCAAGATCAGCTGTGACGAAGACCTGATCCCGATTGCGCAGAAAGTGCTGCAATCAGCCTGTCAGCCGTTTGTCGTCAATCAAACCCGCTTGGCGGTTGGGGCCAGCATTGGTATCAGCCTGTTTCCGGATCATGGCGACAATCCGTTGACCTTACTCAAGCATGCCGATCAGGCAATGTATGCGGCCAAGCATGCTGGGCGGCATACCTGGCGCTTTTTCCGTGGATAG
- a CDS encoding DUF3149 domain-containing protein, with protein sequence MELWKELFSSEFGIMSAIVIAVVIGMGGYIGWFVRKHVKEEEAAVRR encoded by the coding sequence ATGGAGCTGTGGAAAGAACTCTTCTCATCAGAATTTGGAATCATGAGTGCTATCGTGATTGCCGTCGTCATTGGCATGGGAGGATATATCGGCTGGTTTGTGCGCAAACACGTCAAAGAGGAAGAAGCCGCCGTCCGCCGCTGA
- a CDS encoding DUF4286 family protein, with product MKPHQQDPAVVALAHPAHHAIIQEKIALMLTYEVTLVVEEEWREAVADYMRHRHIPDIFDTGCFIGITFEEEEAGRFRTRFQARAKVELNRYLDDFAPDFRADFLEHFPTGVSVTRSIWWQLGEWK from the coding sequence ATGAAACCGCATCAACAGGACCCGGCTGTGGTCGCGCTTGCCCACCCAGCGCACCATGCCATCATTCAGGAGAAAATCGCCCTCATGTTGACTTACGAAGTCACCTTGGTTGTAGAAGAAGAATGGCGGGAAGCCGTTGCCGATTACATGCGCCACCGCCATATCCCTGACATATTCGATACCGGTTGTTTCATCGGCATCACCTTTGAGGAAGAGGAAGCGGGCCGCTTCCGCACCCGCTTTCAAGCACGCGCCAAGGTCGAGTTGAATCGTTATCTGGACGATTTCGCACCCGACTTCCGTGCCGATTTTCTGGAACATTTCCCGACAGGGGTCAGCGTGACCCGATCCATCTGGTGGCAGCTCGGCGAGTGGAAATAA
- the rlmM gene encoding 23S rRNA (cytidine(2498)-2'-O)-methyltransferase RlmM: MAANFTPASLLVYCRPGFEPEAAAELIDLTCQLGLDGRIDTGVDAGYVRWLPDEPASFARQAGKLRFEQLMFARQLLLAGDWIDTGEQDRLTPVLSALAPHAGPFAGLWLEGPDTNDGKALSSFFKRFQPKLETCLTESGKLTPVDERRPRLHLFWTDKQRCIPGIALAGNRSDWPMGIPRLKMPFEAPSRSTLKLAEALMVLLGEQELRERMRAGQRAVDLGAAPGGWTWQLVNRGLRVTAIDNGPLKGSLVGDSLVQHLRVDGFKYRPKKPVDWLVCDMVEKPARIAQLMASWLADGDARQAIFNLKLPMKKRFDEIHKCIGIIEDTLARSGKGHILRIRQLYHDREEVTCFLARI; the protein is encoded by the coding sequence ATGGCCGCAAACTTTACCCCTGCTTCTCTGCTTGTTTATTGTCGCCCTGGTTTCGAGCCCGAGGCCGCAGCTGAATTGATCGACCTGACCTGCCAGCTGGGGTTGGACGGGCGGATCGACACCGGTGTGGATGCCGGGTATGTGCGGTGGTTGCCTGATGAGCCCGCGTCATTTGCTAGGCAGGCGGGCAAGCTGCGATTCGAACAGCTCATGTTTGCACGACAGTTACTGCTGGCCGGAGATTGGATCGACACCGGTGAGCAAGATCGTTTGACGCCGGTACTGAGCGCACTTGCACCCCATGCAGGGCCCTTTGCCGGGTTGTGGCTGGAGGGGCCGGACACCAATGATGGCAAGGCCTTGTCGAGTTTTTTCAAGCGTTTTCAACCCAAGCTGGAAACCTGCCTGACCGAGTCAGGCAAGCTGACACCCGTTGACGAGCGGCGCCCGCGCCTGCATTTGTTCTGGACTGACAAGCAGCGCTGCATCCCTGGCATTGCGTTGGCGGGCAACCGCAGCGATTGGCCGATGGGCATCCCTCGCCTGAAGATGCCGTTCGAGGCACCAAGCCGCTCCACGCTCAAGTTGGCGGAAGCCTTGATGGTGTTGTTGGGGGAGCAGGAGCTGCGTGAACGGATGCGGGCCGGGCAGCGGGCGGTCGATCTGGGCGCCGCCCCGGGTGGCTGGACATGGCAGCTGGTGAACCGCGGCTTGCGGGTCACGGCGATTGACAATGGGCCGCTGAAGGGCAGTCTGGTCGGTGATTCATTGGTCCAGCATCTGCGGGTCGATGGGTTCAAATATCGCCCGAAAAAGCCCGTGGATTGGCTGGTGTGCGATATGGTGGAAAAACCCGCCCGTATTGCGCAACTGATGGCCAGCTGGCTGGCTGATGGCGATGCGCGACAGGCGATTTTCAATCTGAAACTGCCGATGAAAAAGCGTTTTGACGAAATCCACAAGTGTATCGGCATCATCGAAGACACACTCGCTCGCTCAGGCAAGGGGCACATACTGCGCATTCGCCAGCTGTATCACGACCGTGAAGAGGTGACCTGTTTTTTGGCCCGGATATGA
- the mscL gene encoding large conductance mechanosensitive channel protein MscL, with amino-acid sequence MFKEFKEFAMRGNVIDLAVGVVIGGAFGKIVDSLVKDIIMPPIGLILGKVDFSNLFITLKEGSKVAGPYETLDAAQKAGAVTLNVGVFANVLVSFIIVAFAIFLLIKGINKMRREEAAPAPAEPPPTPEEVLLLREIRDSLKKQS; translated from the coding sequence ATGTTTAAAGAATTCAAAGAATTTGCCATGCGTGGCAATGTCATTGATCTGGCGGTCGGGGTGGTGATCGGCGGTGCATTCGGCAAGATTGTCGATTCGCTGGTGAAGGATATCATCATGCCACCCATCGGCCTGATTCTGGGCAAGGTCGATTTCTCCAATCTGTTCATCACCTTGAAGGAAGGCAGCAAGGTTGCCGGCCCTTACGAGACGCTGGATGCCGCACAAAAGGCAGGGGCGGTCACTTTGAATGTTGGTGTATTTGCCAATGTGTTGGTCAGTTTCATCATTGTGGCGTTTGCCATCTTCTTGTTGATCAAGGGGATCAACAAGATGCGTCGTGAAGAAGCCGCACCAGCACCCGCAGAGCCGCCTCCTACACCAGAAGAGGTGTTGTTGTTGCGTGAGATCCGCGACTCACTGAAAAAGCAGTCGTGA
- a CDS encoding YiiD C-terminal domain-containing protein has product MPLDQQKPLSERLLTLTAQLREQIPLAEAIDLYVTDAGDAQLTIAAPLAVNRNPHGTVFAGSAVSVAILAAWSLLDGRLRSMEGEAQLVLQRNTMAYLRPIDGPFAATARLQDESAWLRFQSMLQRKGRARIVMTSVIMCGEAEAAVFEGEFVALRAMA; this is encoded by the coding sequence ATGCCGTTGGATCAACAAAAGCCGCTCTCAGAGCGGCTTTTGACATTGACGGCGCAATTGCGGGAGCAGATTCCATTGGCGGAGGCCATCGATCTGTATGTGACTGATGCTGGTGATGCACAGCTGACCATCGCCGCTCCCTTGGCTGTCAATCGGAACCCACATGGCACAGTCTTTGCCGGCAGTGCTGTGTCGGTGGCCATCCTGGCTGCATGGTCGCTGCTGGATGGGCGGTTGCGCTCGATGGAAGGGGAGGCTCAGCTGGTGCTGCAGCGCAATACCATGGCCTATCTGCGCCCCATCGATGGCCCCTTTGCCGCTACGGCACGCCTGCAGGACGAATCGGCTTGGTTGCGTTTCCAGTCCATGCTGCAACGAAAAGGCCGCGCCCGGATCGTCATGACATCGGTGATCATGTGTGGTGAAGCCGAGGCGGCGGTGTTCGAGGGGGAGTTCGTCGCCTTGCGTGCAATGGCCTAA
- a CDS encoding RsmB/NOP family class I SAM-dependent RNA methyltransferase — protein sequence MNTVLPAIFVERLQRIVPPERLETVLASFSQPAPTVFRVNTLKTTPTQLCETLQAAGLTPAPIDWQPTAYFVPATQRRALTETSAFYDGWIYVQNLASQLAPIILAPSPGETVLDLAAAPGGKTCQLAALMQNQGVLSAVEPVKDRFFRLKANLQQQGVTIARTYMTDGRSVGAKCPEMFDKVLLDAPCSSEARFDALDSDSVAHWSLQKVKEVSHKQKRLLNAAIHSLKPGGTLVYSTCSFSPEENEKIIEAQLKSFGDAIEILPIELPIDNWQAGLPEWEGKAFHPRVTLARRILPNAWMDGFFLCKLKKLRSV from the coding sequence ATGAATACCGTTTTACCCGCTATTTTCGTCGAGCGCCTGCAGCGCATCGTCCCACCTGAACGACTGGAGACCGTCCTGGCCAGTTTCAGCCAGCCAGCCCCGACCGTGTTCCGGGTGAACACCCTGAAAACGACGCCCACACAACTGTGTGAAACACTGCAGGCTGCGGGCCTGACACCCGCCCCCATCGATTGGCAGCCGACAGCCTACTTTGTTCCAGCCACGCAGCGCCGGGCGCTCACCGAAACGTCAGCGTTTTACGATGGCTGGATCTATGTACAAAACCTGGCCAGCCAGCTGGCGCCGATCATATTGGCGCCATCACCTGGCGAAACCGTATTGGATCTGGCCGCAGCCCCCGGCGGCAAAACCTGCCAACTGGCCGCGCTGATGCAGAACCAAGGCGTCCTCTCTGCGGTGGAGCCGGTCAAGGATCGCTTCTTCCGTCTCAAAGCCAATCTGCAACAGCAAGGCGTGACCATCGCCCGCACCTATATGACCGATGGACGCTCGGTCGGGGCAAAATGCCCGGAAATGTTCGATAAAGTCTTGCTGGATGCACCCTGCTCCTCTGAAGCACGCTTTGATGCCCTCGATAGCGACTCGGTAGCCCATTGGAGCCTGCAGAAGGTCAAAGAGGTTTCCCACAAACAGAAGCGGCTTCTGAATGCGGCGATCCACAGCCTCAAGCCAGGGGGCACACTGGTCTACAGCACCTGCAGCTTTTCACCAGAAGAAAACGAGAAGATCATCGAAGCCCAACTGAAGAGCTTTGGCGACGCGATAGAAATCCTGCCGATCGAGCTGCCGATCGATAACTGGCAGGCAGGCTTACCTGAATGGGAGGGCAAGGCCTTCCACCCCCGTGTCACCCTCGCACGGCGGATTCTGCCCAATGCATGGATGGACGGCTTTTTCTTGTGCAAATTGAAAAAGCTGAGGTCGGTTTAG
- a CDS encoding ribonuclease domain-containing protein — protein MIRRILLPFFMGLMLPGWAWSTPTCREAAESLNRYLDAKINAKELADMLTSLNQSNNQKLPPQFVTKQQAKEAGWRPGKDLWSVPGLQGKSIGGDRFGNREGSLPQGKWREADLDFHGGKRGAKRLLFSADGQRQITVDHYETFTEVPTCR, from the coding sequence ATGATTCGACGCATATTGCTACCATTTTTCATGGGCTTGATGTTACCGGGCTGGGCGTGGTCAACCCCCACTTGCCGGGAAGCGGCGGAGTCATTGAACCGTTATCTGGACGCCAAGATCAATGCTAAAGAGCTGGCGGATATGCTCACGTCACTCAATCAAAGCAACAATCAGAAATTACCGCCCCAATTCGTGACCAAGCAACAGGCGAAGGAGGCTGGCTGGCGACCTGGTAAGGATCTCTGGTCGGTGCCTGGGTTGCAGGGCAAATCCATAGGCGGGGACCGGTTTGGCAACCGTGAGGGCAGCCTTCCACAAGGCAAGTGGCGTGAGGCGGATCTGGACTTCCATGGCGGCAAGCGGGGCGCAAAACGTCTGCTGTTCAGTGCCGATGGTCAACGCCAGATCACCGTCGATCATTATGAAACCTTTACCGAGGTACCAACATGCCGTTGA
- a CDS encoding barstar family protein yields MPLIHCKLNEIQSMQQFYEALYAQLGLPKLTGRNLDALWDILSTDIEGPIEIHWPTAYQDRHALGEQAAALFELLDDVADERDDMTIILG; encoded by the coding sequence ATGCCGTTGATCCATTGCAAGCTCAATGAAATCCAGAGTATGCAGCAGTTCTATGAGGCGCTGTATGCCCAGCTGGGGCTGCCCAAGCTGACCGGGCGCAATCTCGATGCGCTATGGGACATTCTCAGCACCGATATCGAAGGCCCGATCGAGATCCACTGGCCGACGGCTTATCAAGACCGTCATGCCTTGGGTGAACAGGCCGCAGCTCTGTTCGAGCTGCTGGATGACGTGGCGGATGAGCGGGACGACATGACCATCATACTGGGCTGA
- a CDS encoding class I SAM-dependent rRNA methyltransferase has translation MNALLKLKPGREKSLLNRHPWVFSGAIQHMDGDAKAGDTVTVRAADGRFLAWAAYSPQSQIRARVWSVHEQEVINADFFRRRLQAALALRQDLLPASLNGQRLVHGESDGLPGLVVDRYDQVLVMQVLSAGVEAWREVIADLLVELTGIRNVYERSDADVRGLEGLAERSGILRGALPAETVIDEYGVRYQVDIAGGQKTGFYLDQRVNRRRLGELAEGRKVLNCFCYTGGFSLAALRGGAASVESVDSSAEALVTAQANLALNGLDASRASWVEADVFKYLRLLRDKGQSYDLIILDPPKFAPTAQHVEKAARAYKDINLLGLKLLKPGGLLATFTCSGGMDASLFQKIIAGAAVDAGVDAKIIERFTPDVDHPVALSFPEGDYLKGLLVKRG, from the coding sequence ATGAACGCATTGCTCAAGCTGAAGCCTGGACGCGAGAAATCGCTGCTGAATCGGCACCCATGGGTGTTTTCCGGGGCGATTCAGCACATGGATGGTGATGCAAAAGCCGGTGACACCGTGACGGTGCGGGCTGCTGATGGCCGCTTTCTGGCGTGGGCTGCGTACAGCCCACAATCGCAGATTCGGGCTCGCGTATGGAGCGTGCATGAGCAGGAAGTGATCAACGCTGATTTCTTCCGCCGCCGCCTGCAGGCGGCCTTGGCATTGCGGCAAGATCTATTGCCCGCCTCGCTGAATGGCCAGCGTCTGGTTCATGGTGAATCGGATGGCCTGCCCGGCCTGGTGGTGGATCGCTATGATCAGGTGCTGGTGATGCAGGTGTTGTCTGCCGGGGTGGAAGCCTGGCGTGAGGTGATTGCCGACCTGTTGGTGGAATTGACCGGGATCCGGAACGTGTATGAGCGCTCTGACGCTGATGTGCGTGGTTTGGAGGGGCTGGCGGAACGGAGCGGCATTCTGCGTGGCGCCTTGCCTGCCGAGACAGTGATCGATGAGTATGGCGTGCGTTACCAGGTGGACATCGCGGGTGGGCAGAAGACGGGCTTTTATCTGGATCAACGTGTCAACCGGCGTCGTCTGGGTGAGCTGGCGGAAGGCCGAAAGGTATTGAATTGCTTCTGCTACACCGGTGGCTTTTCGCTCGCAGCCTTGCGGGGCGGAGCTGCGTCGGTGGAGTCAGTGGACAGCTCGGCAGAGGCATTGGTCACGGCACAGGCCAACCTGGCCTTGAACGGATTGGATGCCAGCCGTGCCAGCTGGGTCGAGGCGGATGTGTTCAAATACCTGCGGCTGCTGCGTGACAAAGGTCAGAGCTACGATCTGATCATCCTTGATCCACCCAAGTTTGCCCCCACGGCACAGCATGTCGAGAAAGCCGCCCGCGCCTATAAGGATATCAATCTGCTAGGGCTGAAACTGTTGAAACCTGGTGGGCTGCTGGCAACATTCACCTGCTCTGGCGGGATGGATGCGAGCCTGTTTCAGAAGATCATTGCGGGTGCAGCAGTCGATGCTGGTGTCGATGCAAAGATCATCGAGCGTTTCACGCCAGATGTGGATCACCCCGTGGCGCTGAGTTTCCCGGAAGGGGACTATCTGAAAGGGCTGCTGGTCAAGCGTGGCTGA
- a CDS encoding branched-chain amino acid ABC transporter substrate-binding protein, with amino-acid sequence MHYSTLRTLGLAVTAALAITACGKKAEQQAGQASTPASAPAVAGDSDVIKLGFAGPLTGPQAHYGADMKNGILLAIEDANAQKLEIGGKKIKFELVAEDDQADPKTGAQMAQRLVDAKVSGVIGHFNSGTSIPASKIYSDAGLPQIAMATAPAYTQQGFKTTFRAMTSDTQQGGVMGPFVVNKLGLKKIAIIDDRTAYGQGLADEFEKSAKTAGGQIVKREFTNDKATDFTAILTAIKASQPDAIFYGGADAQSAPLAKQLKRLGLKATLVSGEMTRTSTFLQLAGAEAEGVVASLAGVPMDKMPGGKDFESRVKAKFGSMELYSPYSYDATMTMIAAMKKANSTDPVKYLPELAKIENQGVTSTKIAYDEKGDLKAGDITVYKVEKGQWTVLETVGGN; translated from the coding sequence ATGCATTACTCCACATTGCGAACACTTGGCCTGGCCGTCACCGCAGCATTGGCCATCACCGCCTGCGGTAAGAAGGCAGAACAGCAGGCAGGTCAGGCATCAACACCTGCCAGTGCCCCCGCCGTGGCTGGCGATTCCGACGTGATCAAACTGGGCTTTGCCGGCCCCTTGACCGGCCCCCAAGCGCATTACGGTGCCGACATGAAGAATGGCATCCTGCTTGCCATTGAAGATGCCAACGCGCAGAAACTGGAAATCGGCGGCAAGAAGATCAAATTCGAGCTGGTTGCGGAAGACGACCAAGCCGACCCCAAAACAGGCGCGCAGATGGCGCAACGCTTGGTGGATGCCAAAGTCAGCGGGGTCATCGGCCATTTCAACTCCGGCACCTCGATTCCAGCTTCCAAGATCTACTCCGATGCCGGACTGCCACAGATTGCCATGGCCACCGCCCCAGCCTACACCCAGCAAGGCTTCAAGACCACCTTCCGCGCCATGACCAGCGACACCCAGCAAGGTGGCGTAATGGGGCCATTCGTGGTGAACAAGCTCGGCTTGAAGAAAATCGCGATCATCGATGACCGCACCGCCTATGGCCAAGGTCTAGCCGATGAATTCGAGAAATCCGCCAAGACTGCCGGTGGCCAGATCGTCAAACGCGAGTTCACCAACGACAAAGCAACCGATTTCACCGCCATTTTGACTGCCATCAAGGCATCGCAGCCAGACGCCATCTTCTACGGCGGAGCCGATGCGCAATCTGCGCCCCTGGCCAAGCAGCTCAAGCGCCTGGGCCTGAAGGCTACCCTGGTGTCCGGCGAAATGACCCGCACCTCGACCTTCCTGCAATTGGCGGGCGCCGAGGCTGAAGGCGTAGTGGCATCGCTGGCCGGCGTCCCAATGGACAAGATGCCCGGCGGCAAGGACTTCGAAAGCCGCGTCAAAGCCAAGTTCGGCAGCATGGAGCTGTATTCGCCGTACTCCTATGACGCGACCATGACCATGATCGCGGCGATGAAAAAGGCCAATTCGACTGACCCTGTGAAATACCTGCCTGAATTGGCGAAAATTGAAAACCAGGGTGTCACCTCGACCAAAATCGCCTATGACGAAAAAGGCGATCTGAAAGCGGGCGACATCACCGTCTATAAGGTTGAAAAAGGCCAATGGACAGTGTTGGAGACAGTGGGCGGCAATTGA